The following coding sequences lie in one Euhalothece natronophila Z-M001 genomic window:
- a CDS encoding sulfite exporter TauE/SafE family protein, which yields MTILWLVGASCIGWFISSLVGGGSPLILIPVMSLFLEASAIPPIITIGMLFGNGQRVGLYWQEIDLELTRWYLPGAILGAIAGVFLFTKLQLEWLTLLLGIILITSIFSYRLAEILPLFQVKSWYFLPVGFIYAFLSGLMGSTGPLLNPLYLNYGLEKEKMIGTKSAHVLVVHIVKIFTYLSFGIFSSSIIVYGLIIGIGAFPGNWLGQKVLVRMETTQFRKIAIAFVLISGFMLIWNQRHILSFIY from the coding sequence GTGACTATTTTATGGTTAGTAGGGGCAAGTTGCATCGGCTGGTTTATAAGCAGCCTTGTTGGTGGGGGAAGTCCTCTAATCTTAATACCGGTAATGAGCTTATTTCTCGAAGCCTCTGCAATTCCTCCCATTATTACGATTGGGATGTTATTTGGTAATGGGCAACGAGTGGGATTATATTGGCAAGAAATTGATTTAGAATTGACGCGTTGGTATTTGCCAGGTGCTATTTTAGGCGCGATTGCAGGAGTTTTTTTATTTACAAAGCTACAATTAGAATGGCTAACACTCTTGTTAGGGATTATTCTCATCACCTCAATTTTTAGTTACCGTTTAGCAGAAATTTTACCCTTATTTCAAGTTAAAAGCTGGTACTTTTTGCCAGTTGGTTTTATTTATGCTTTTCTCTCTGGATTGATGGGGAGTACTGGTCCTTTACTTAATCCTTTATATCTTAATTATGGTTTAGAAAAAGAAAAAATGATTGGCACAAAATCTGCTCATGTTTTAGTGGTTCATATTGTAAAAATCTTTACCTATCTTAGCTTCGGAATTTTTTCTTCTTCTATTATTGTCTATGGCTTAATCATTGGTATTGGAGCTTTTCCAGGAAATTGGCTAGGTCAAAAGGTTTTAGTTAGAATGGAAACAACACAGTTTCGGAAAATCGCGATCGCGTTTGTTTTAATTAGTGGTTTCATGTTAATTTGGAATCAAAGACATATTCTTAGCTTTATTTATTAA
- the aroB gene encoding 3-dehydroquinate synthase: MLSEITVNLETNSYQIAIAPQLINNIGSYLQSLPIGNKIIVVSNTMIFDHYGESLIKAIEKANFSVSYKILPDGERHKTLLSVQKIYDQALENYLERSSTLIALGGGVIGDMTGFAAATWLRGINVIQIPTSLLAMVDAAIGGKTGVNHPQGKNLIGAFHQPKLVLIDPEVLKTLPHREFRAGMAEVIKYGVIWSDDLFQQLESAQRLDQLDYLSSDLLQNILTQSCQAKADVVSQDEKEGGLRAILNYGHTVGHAIESLTGYRLVNHGEAVAIGMSVAGKIAVKMGYWSEQESQRQDQLILKTGLPKTVPPMLKVEDILETLKSDKKVKNGKVRFVLPQKIGAATVTDEVSPEIVKEAVKECQEST, from the coding sequence ATGTTATCAGAAATTACAGTTAATTTAGAAACTAATTCTTATCAGATCGCGATCGCGCCTCAATTAATTAATAACATTGGCAGTTACTTACAATCTCTTCCCATTGGCAATAAAATTATAGTGGTATCTAATACCATGATTTTTGACCACTATGGTGAATCACTAATTAAAGCTATAGAAAAAGCCAACTTTTCCGTTTCCTATAAAATTCTTCCTGATGGGGAACGACATAAAACCCTTCTTTCGGTGCAAAAAATTTATGATCAAGCCCTAGAAAACTATCTGGAACGATCTTCAACCCTAATTGCCCTTGGTGGCGGTGTAATTGGCGATATGACAGGGTTTGCTGCGGCTACTTGGTTAAGGGGAATTAATGTTATTCAAATTCCCACCTCTTTATTAGCGATGGTTGACGCAGCCATTGGCGGAAAAACAGGAGTCAATCATCCCCAAGGAAAAAATTTAATTGGCGCATTTCATCAACCCAAATTAGTCTTAATTGATCCCGAAGTCTTAAAAACCCTTCCTCATCGTGAATTTCGTGCTGGAATGGCAGAAGTGATCAAATATGGGGTGATTTGGAGTGATGACTTATTTCAACAATTAGAAAGCGCACAACGCTTAGATCAGTTAGATTATCTAAGCTCAGACTTATTACAAAATATTCTTACACAATCCTGTCAAGCCAAAGCTGATGTAGTGAGTCAAGATGAAAAAGAAGGAGGATTAAGGGCTATTTTAAACTATGGTCATACCGTTGGTCATGCCATTGAAAGTTTAACGGGATATCGCTTAGTGAATCATGGTGAAGCCGTTGCCATCGGCATGTCAGTAGCAGGAAAAATTGCCGTTAAAATGGGGTATTGGTCAGAACAAGAAAGCCAACGTCAAGACCAATTAATTCTCAAAACAGGGTTACCCAAAACAGTTCCCCCCATGTTGAAAGTTGAAGACATCTTAGAAACCCTAAAAAGTGATAAAAAAGTCAAAAATGGGAAAGTTCGATTTGTATTGCCACAAAAAATTGGCGCAGCCACTGTTACTGACGAAGTGAGTCCAGAAATTGTGAAAGAAGCAGTTAAAGAATGTCAAGAAAGTACATAA
- the thrB gene encoding homoserine kinase translates to MVVSKVVVEVPATSANLGPGFDCLGVALTLYNQFEFILQEASASPVEIVVTGEEAKAVSQGSDNLLYRAFTKFYEHLGESPPAVTIKIQLGVPLSRGLGSSATAIVGGLLAANALSGNPLQEWELLQIAIALEGHPDNIVPAFLGGCRLSIPTDKHWEVCQIPWSDDFVPVVAIPNFELSTQEARSVLPSQFSRDVAIFNSSHLGVLLRALETGNSHWLGLGMQDQLHQPYRQQLIPGYPQVEEAALSAGAYGVAISGAGPTLLAITSKGDAMKVAEVMQNAWEKEAVQATVYPLDINATGATFNYPFSEVSRQNL, encoded by the coding sequence ATGGTAGTTTCCAAAGTAGTGGTAGAAGTTCCAGCGACAAGTGCAAACCTCGGGCCGGGATTTGATTGTTTGGGGGTTGCTTTGACACTTTACAATCAATTTGAGTTTATCCTGCAAGAGGCTTCTGCTTCTCCTGTAGAAATTGTTGTGACTGGAGAGGAAGCTAAGGCGGTAAGTCAAGGGTCAGATAATTTACTTTATCGAGCTTTTACTAAGTTTTATGAACATTTGGGGGAGTCTCCTCCTGCTGTAACAATTAAAATTCAATTGGGAGTTCCGCTTTCTAGAGGATTAGGGAGTTCTGCGACGGCGATTGTTGGTGGGCTATTGGCTGCTAATGCGTTGTCTGGAAATCCTTTACAGGAGTGGGAGTTATTACAAATCGCGATCGCGCTTGAAGGTCATCCTGATAATATTGTTCCTGCTTTCTTGGGAGGATGTCGCCTCTCAATTCCGACGGATAAACACTGGGAGGTGTGCCAAATTCCTTGGTCAGATGATTTTGTTCCCGTGGTGGCGATTCCTAATTTTGAGCTTTCTACCCAAGAAGCGCGATCGGTGTTACCCTCACAATTTTCTCGTGATGTTGCTATTTTTAATAGTTCTCACTTAGGGGTACTTCTACGGGCGTTAGAAACGGGAAACTCTCACTGGCTAGGCTTAGGAATGCAGGATCAACTCCATCAACCCTATCGTCAACAGCTAATTCCCGGTTATCCTCAAGTGGAGGAAGCAGCGTTAAGTGCTGGGGCGTATGGAGTAGCGATTAGTGGTGCAGGGCCTACCCTATTAGCTATTACCAGTAAGGGAGATGCCATGAAAGTTGCCGAAGTGATGCAAAATGCGTGGGAAAAGGAAGCAGTACAAGCCACTGTTTATCCTCTAGACATTAATGCCACTGGCGCAACATTTAACTATCCGTTCTCAGAAGTCTCCCGACAGAATCTTTGA
- a CDS encoding RNA-guided endonuclease InsQ/TnpB family protein, whose protein sequence is MLRATKVRIYPTKAQEQHLAKSFGCYRFLWNYSLNLTCETYKATGKGLNRFAIQKEIKKLKQEYEWLKEPYSQCLQLVALNLSRAFINFFEGRASFPSFRAKHRRQSITYPQNVSLVGDGLKFPKMGVVYAKIHQEIEGTIKSVTVSLNCQGHYYASILTEDGKELPEQSSEGKAIGIDLGINHFAITSDGSKFENPKWLDRHEKKLKAQQKRLSRRQKGSNNRNKTRKQVARVHKKISDCRLDFQHKLSRRIVNENQVICVENLAVKNMVKNHNLAKAISQVGWGQFCTMLKYKAEWEGKVYQEVDRFFPSSKTCHVCLNQVRNLPLEIRHWRCEKCGTEHDRDINAAINIRDEGVRIISSGTGEIACRPDVSRDSRGRKTSTVSQSVGQEAQSST, encoded by the coding sequence ATGTTGAGAGCTACCAAAGTTAGAATCTATCCAACAAAAGCGCAAGAACAGCACCTAGCAAAGAGCTTTGGGTGTTATCGCTTTTTGTGGAATTATTCTCTCAACCTAACGTGCGAAACCTATAAAGCAACAGGAAAAGGACTTAACCGATTCGCTATTCAGAAGGAGATTAAAAAGCTCAAACAAGAATACGAATGGTTGAAAGAACCTTATTCCCAGTGCTTACAATTGGTTGCTCTCAACTTATCAAGAGCTTTCATTAACTTCTTTGAAGGACGGGCTTCTTTTCCTTCCTTCAGGGCTAAACACCGAAGGCAATCAATTACTTATCCTCAAAATGTTTCTCTCGTTGGTGACGGCTTAAAATTCCCCAAAATGGGAGTGGTTTACGCCAAGATTCACCAAGAAATTGAGGGGACAATTAAAAGTGTTACGGTGTCTCTGAATTGTCAAGGACATTACTATGCTTCGATCTTGACAGAAGACGGGAAAGAATTACCTGAACAATCTAGTGAGGGAAAAGCAATTGGTATTGATCTTGGAATTAATCATTTTGCGATTACCAGCGATGGCTCTAAGTTTGAAAACCCAAAATGGCTTGATAGGCATGAGAAAAAGTTAAAGGCTCAGCAAAAACGTCTCTCTAGAAGACAAAAAGGGTCTAACAATCGAAATAAAACTCGCAAACAAGTCGCTAGAGTTCACAAAAAAATATCTGATTGTCGGTTAGATTTCCAGCACAAGCTATCGCGCAGGATAGTAAACGAAAACCAAGTTATTTGTGTGGAGAATTTAGCCGTCAAGAATATGGTCAAAAACCACAACCTAGCTAAAGCAATTAGTCAGGTGGGTTGGGGTCAATTTTGCACAATGTTGAAATATAAAGCAGAGTGGGAAGGTAAAGTCTATCAAGAAGTTGATAGATTCTTCCCCAGCTCTAAGACTTGTCATGTCTGTCTAAATCAAGTAAGAAACCTTCCACTTGAGATTAGACATTGGCGGTGTGAAAAGTGTGGTACAGAACACGACCGAGACATCAACGCCGCTATCAATATCAGAGACGAAGGAGTGCGAATTATCTCCTCTGGAACGGGGGAGATCGCCTGTCGCCCAGATGTAAGTCGAGATAGTAGAGGTCGTAAAACTTCTACTGTGTCGCAGTCTGTTGGGCAGGAAGCGCAAAGCTCAACGTAG
- a CDS encoding YggT family protein translates to MTTGANFITNVLVNTIQIYLLLLFVRILLSWFQTAGWAQQAMSYLSPITDPYLNIFRSFIPPLGGIDLSPILAIFSLQIIASLLGSF, encoded by the coding sequence ATGACAACTGGCGCTAATTTTATAACAAACGTTCTCGTTAATACTATCCAAATCTACCTGCTGCTACTTTTTGTTCGCATTCTCCTCAGTTGGTTCCAAACAGCAGGCTGGGCACAACAAGCAATGTCATACCTCAGCCCAATTACTGATCCCTATCTTAATATTTTTCGCTCTTTTATTCCCCCATTAGGTGGAATTGACTTATCCCCTATTCTTGCTATTTTTAGCCTACAAATTATTGCTAGTTTGCTTGGCAGCTTTTAA
- a CDS encoding FxLYD domain-containing protein yields the protein MIFRNLAVVIFSFVFLLIGFLAAPKAEALTQIQISNLSYQDCPEEYQGGLLSYNSEAANCFMVTGEAKNTSGKTIYDADVYGRIYDANGNPVLQNRTRVGSIAEVPPGVSEFSLRISVPANQPTPLKLEQFKASGFSSSVSPRSSF from the coding sequence ATGATATTTCGCAATTTAGCTGTTGTTATCTTTTCCTTCGTCTTTTTACTAATAGGCTTTTTAGCTGCCCCGAAGGCTGAAGCTCTTACCCAAATTCAAATTTCTAACCTTTCTTATCAAGACTGTCCAGAAGAATACCAAGGGGGCTTACTCAGCTATAATTCGGAGGCTGCGAATTGTTTTATGGTGACTGGTGAAGCCAAAAACACTTCTGGAAAAACAATTTACGATGCTGATGTGTATGGGCGGATTTATGATGCCAATGGCAATCCAGTATTACAAAATCGCACTCGGGTAGGTTCAATTGCGGAAGTCCCCCCTGGCGTTAGTGAGTTCAGCCTCAGAATTAGTGTACCGGCGAATCAACCAACGCCTTTAAAGTTAGAGCAATTTAAGGCTTCTGGCTTTTCTAGCTCTGTTAGTCCTAGAAGTAGCTTTTAA
- a CDS encoding DUF4278 domain-containing protein, with translation MRLTYRGIQYDSESNPLEVTEGEIAGKYRGQPWHYHYPRHIPQLQPKLLLNYRGVSYSKRPVIKCSPSPEMNIPAVNANGELPTPKHFSSRKPENSAEQAHLENIRRNLERRISVAKEKGNEELVSILKQEYQTITQK, from the coding sequence ATGAGACTAACTTATCGTGGCATTCAGTATGACTCCGAGTCTAATCCTTTAGAAGTAACTGAAGGAGAAATTGCAGGGAAGTATCGCGGACAACCTTGGCATTATCATTACCCACGGCACATTCCTCAATTACAGCCGAAACTTTTACTGAATTATCGAGGCGTGTCTTATAGTAAGCGTCCTGTGATTAAATGTTCTCCTTCTCCAGAGATGAATATTCCTGCCGTTAATGCTAATGGAGAGTTGCCAACTCCAAAACATTTTAGCTCTAGAAAGCCAGAAAACAGTGCAGAACAAGCTCATCTTGAGAATATTCGTCGTAACCTAGAGCGTCGTATCTCTGTGGCAAAAGAAAAAGGAAATGAAGAGCTAGTTTCAATCTTAAAACAGGAGTATCAAACCATAACGCAAAAATAG
- a CDS encoding hybrid sensor histidine kinase/response regulator has translation MTTDEEIRQQSYELFRNEAPDLLEQVEAGIYNIREDHSKPTVHGLMRATHTLKGAAANVGQDTIKKIAHQLEDVFGALLSPNAIFDNELETLLLDIYECLRVAYNNEIEGDNSSDEQNLERAEQIFSKLKEKLGDCFDEEPAIPSSSELGFDMTQSVFQVGVKQRLEQIEAVLEETSDPETIVEAVKPQMDVFVGLAESLSLEGFKAIAQTALTALEENPQAAGDIAQEVVNNISEARDAVLNGDRDRGGEPSEILKAFTESINASTASQVEFSDESFSLEDTFGNWQTEPETDPFVTYPLEQEEETEIITNASQKSEPENPPSAEKTEIISQQEATKLKASQDPELESAQFHQQQTPTPRTGVSIRVDLEQVENLNHLVGELSINQNLLSLRDEQYQNALQKLGGWLSQHRRTLFQLRDKLPAEYANSDFAQFLYASLEENSQLEQGLDDVNHIARANATSVEREQRLSRQVRDSLEAVRMLPIEKVLNRFPPMVKKLSESYNKSVELKLSGVQVLVDKAITENLYDALLHLVRNAFDHGIESPEQRKQQGKPIQGRIWIYAYNQGNRTIVEVKDDGRGLNVEQICQRAQEKNLLTPAQVKEIRNSPHPEDRLLRVLCEPGFSTVGKATDLSGRGIGLDVVYSQMQKINGSVTVESEIGVGTTFYLQIRGALMNARLLVCQAGQGVYSFIADEVEQVLIPEEEKIKWLGSQKVLQWRSRKEDDPISVPIHPLTQLLNYPPNANFLLQAQPKSETEIQETTTLLTASEGVAPILLIRTPEGLVGLEIDTVIEEQELVLKPISTTIQPPIYAYGCTILADGRLSLVIDGAALIRHNKSRVGISPQLNIDSSSQKSFASQTNKILPHQRLKEDYTNPYSIHQEGEETSIHDEAGATASEQNNRPIDTEKYRTLLVVDDSITERQTLSMIMQKAGHHVIQAKDGQEALEQLQQGAKVDLIVCDLEMPRMNGLEFIGMTRQNPNFAQIPVIVLTSRTRDKYQRIAMELGASDYLTKPYLDQDLLGTVGKNLKP, from the coding sequence ATGACTACCGACGAAGAAATCCGCCAACAAAGTTACGAACTCTTCCGTAACGAAGCCCCAGATCTTTTAGAACAAGTCGAAGCGGGGATTTATAACATTCGTGAAGATCACTCCAAGCCAACCGTTCATGGCTTAATGCGAGCAACTCATACTCTGAAAGGCGCAGCAGCGAATGTCGGGCAAGACACGATTAAAAAAATTGCTCATCAATTAGAAGATGTATTTGGAGCACTTCTTTCCCCTAACGCCATTTTTGATAATGAATTAGAAACCCTCCTTCTCGATATTTATGAATGCTTACGGGTTGCCTATAATAACGAAATAGAAGGAGATAACAGTAGTGATGAGCAGAACCTAGAACGAGCAGAGCAGATTTTTTCTAAGCTAAAAGAAAAGTTAGGGGATTGTTTTGATGAAGAACCAGCGATTCCTTCATCCTCAGAACTCGGGTTTGATATGACCCAGTCGGTTTTTCAAGTGGGAGTTAAGCAGCGTCTTGAACAGATTGAAGCCGTTTTAGAAGAAACCTCTGATCCAGAAACCATTGTTGAAGCGGTGAAACCACAAATGGATGTTTTTGTGGGCTTAGCAGAGTCCTTGAGCTTAGAGGGATTTAAAGCAATTGCTCAAACCGCTCTCACAGCATTAGAAGAAAATCCCCAAGCAGCTGGTGATATTGCTCAAGAAGTAGTGAATAATATTTCAGAAGCTCGAGATGCTGTTTTAAACGGCGATCGCGATCGAGGAGGCGAACCTTCCGAAATCCTCAAAGCCTTCACTGAATCAATTAATGCCTCTACTGCTTCTCAAGTGGAATTTTCTGACGAATCTTTCTCCCTCGAAGATACATTTGGTAATTGGCAAACTGAACCTGAAACTGATCCCTTTGTCACTTATCCCTTAGAACAAGAAGAAGAAACCGAGATCATTACTAACGCTTCGCAAAAAAGTGAACCTGAAAATCCCCCTTCAGCAGAGAAAACAGAAATTATTTCTCAACAGGAAGCAACGAAGCTCAAAGCCAGTCAAGATCCCGAACTAGAATCTGCTCAATTTCATCAACAGCAAACTCCTACTCCTCGTACTGGCGTAAGTATTCGGGTTGACTTAGAACAAGTCGAAAATCTCAACCATCTCGTGGGAGAGCTTTCTATTAACCAAAACCTGCTTTCTCTAAGAGACGAACAATATCAAAATGCCCTACAAAAACTAGGAGGTTGGCTATCCCAACACCGACGTACCCTTTTCCAACTCCGAGATAAACTTCCCGCCGAATATGCTAACAGTGACTTTGCTCAATTCTTATATGCTTCCCTTGAAGAAAATTCTCAACTAGAGCAAGGTCTTGATGATGTTAACCACATTGCCCGTGCCAATGCCACTTCCGTAGAGCGAGAACAACGGCTTTCTCGACAAGTACGAGATAGTTTAGAAGCAGTGCGAATGCTTCCCATTGAGAAAGTATTAAACCGCTTTCCGCCAATGGTTAAAAAGTTAAGTGAATCTTACAACAAGTCCGTAGAACTAAAACTCTCAGGGGTGCAGGTATTAGTGGATAAAGCAATTACCGAAAACCTGTATGATGCCCTCCTGCATTTAGTTCGGAATGCCTTTGATCATGGCATAGAATCCCCCGAACAAAGAAAACAGCAAGGAAAACCAATTCAAGGACGAATTTGGATTTATGCTTATAATCAGGGCAACCGCACAATTGTAGAAGTAAAAGATGATGGTCGCGGCTTAAATGTCGAGCAAATTTGTCAACGCGCCCAAGAGAAAAATCTTCTCACCCCAGCGCAAGTCAAAGAAATTCGTAATTCTCCTCATCCCGAAGACCGACTCTTACGAGTATTATGTGAACCGGGCTTTTCTACCGTGGGTAAAGCAACTGATTTATCAGGGCGAGGTATTGGGCTAGATGTCGTGTATTCCCAAATGCAGAAAATTAATGGCTCGGTTACTGTAGAAAGCGAAATTGGGGTGGGAACCACTTTTTATCTACAAATTCGCGGCGCACTAATGAATGCCCGTTTATTGGTCTGTCAGGCCGGTCAAGGGGTATATAGCTTTATTGCCGATGAAGTGGAACAGGTATTAATTCCAGAGGAAGAAAAAATCAAATGGTTAGGGAGTCAAAAAGTTTTACAATGGCGATCGCGCAAAGAAGATGATCCAATCTCAGTTCCCATTCATCCTCTCACCCAACTCTTAAATTATCCCCCAAATGCAAACTTTCTTCTGCAAGCTCAACCTAAGTCAGAAACAGAAATCCAAGAAACAACAACCCTTCTCACAGCTAGTGAAGGCGTTGCCCCCATCTTATTAATAAGAACCCCAGAGGGCTTAGTAGGATTAGAAATTGATACGGTAATCGAAGAACAAGAATTAGTATTAAAACCGATCTCAACTACGATTCAACCCCCCATTTATGCCTATGGCTGTACCATTTTAGCCGATGGTCGCCTAAGTCTAGTTATTGATGGGGCAGCCCTAATTCGTCATAATAAATCCCGTGTTGGTATTTCTCCTCAACTTAATATTGATTCTAGTTCCCAAAAAAGTTTCGCCTCTCAAACCAACAAAATCCTTCCCCATCAGCGTTTGAAAGAGGACTATACTAATCCCTACAGCATTCATCAAGAAGGGGAAGAAACAAGCATCCATGATGAAGCAGGGGCAACTGCTTCGGAGCAAAATAATCGTCCCATTGATACTGAAAAATACCGCACTCTCTTAGTGGTAGATGACTCCATTACAGAACGGCAAACTCTTTCCATGATTATGCAAAAAGCAGGACACCATGTCATTCAGGCAAAAGATGGTCAAGAAGCCTTAGAACAACTACAACAAGGGGCAAAAGTGGATTTAATTGTCTGTGATTTAGAAATGCCTCGTATGAATGGCTTAGAGTTTATTGGTATGACACGACAAAATCCTAACTTTGCCCAAATTCCTGTAATTGTGTTAACCTCTCGCACTCGCGATAAGTATCAACGTATTGCCATGGAGTTAGGGGCTTCGGATTATTTAACCAAACCTTACCTAGATCAAGACTTATTAGGAACGGTAGGCAAAAATCTAAAGCCTTAG
- a CDS encoding HU family DNA-binding protein produces MNKGDLVDQIADRATVTKKQADAVLTAALETIMDSVSKGEKVTLVGFGSFEKRERKAREGRNPKTGDKMEIPATSVPAFSAGKLFKERVAPENNK; encoded by the coding sequence ATGAATAAAGGAGATTTAGTTGATCAAATTGCCGATCGGGCAACTGTTACCAAAAAACAAGCCGATGCTGTTTTAACAGCGGCGCTTGAAACTATCATGGATAGCGTATCTAAAGGGGAAAAAGTCACCTTAGTTGGCTTTGGTTCTTTTGAAAAGCGGGAACGGAAAGCACGGGAAGGACGAAATCCGAAAACTGGAGATAAAATGGAGATTCCTGCTACTTCAGTTCCGGCTTTTTCTGCAGGGAAACTGTTTAAGGAACGAGTAGCCCCTGAAAATAATAAGTAA
- the cobD gene encoding threonine-phosphate decarboxylase CobD has translation MTRPIHGGNLNWAAQLAGCSPSVILDFSASINPLGPPESALKAIQGGLSSLKHYPDPNYSQLREALGKWHNLDSNLIIPGNGAAELLTWAGRELATLDAVYLLTPGFRDYTRALEAFGAKITPCPLNVARMAQKTAEREDLILDVPSSENCGLLLNNPHNPTGQLFSRRSILPYLEQFALVVIDEAFMDFLPPEEQESLIREVENYPNLVVLRSLTKFYSLPGLRIGYAVAHPDRLKQWQKWRDPWAVNSLASEAAMAVLEDTTFQKQTWGWLKRARSRFYHDLASISGLSPLPGAANFFLIATDFSATELQAQLLQEFQILIRDCLSFPELGDHYFRVAIRQQEDNQKLTQAIKNTPILKEKNSN, from the coding sequence ATGACACGACCAATACACGGAGGGAACTTAAATTGGGCTGCCCAGTTAGCTGGGTGTTCTCCCTCTGTGATATTGGATTTTTCTGCAAGTATTAACCCCCTTGGTCCTCCTGAAAGTGCGCTGAAAGCGATACAGGGGGGGCTAAGTTCCCTCAAGCATTATCCTGATCCCAATTACTCCCAGCTGCGGGAAGCTCTTGGCAAATGGCATAATCTTGACTCCAATTTAATTATACCTGGAAATGGGGCAGCAGAATTACTTACTTGGGCAGGACGAGAATTGGCAACCTTGGATGCGGTTTATTTATTGACTCCTGGCTTTCGGGACTATACACGGGCTTTAGAGGCATTTGGGGCAAAAATAACCCCTTGTCCACTTAATGTGGCGAGAATGGCTCAAAAAACAGCAGAGCGTGAAGATTTAATTTTAGATGTTCCCTCCAGTGAAAACTGTGGTTTGCTTTTAAATAATCCCCATAACCCCACCGGTCAATTGTTCTCTCGTCGCTCAATTTTGCCCTATTTAGAGCAGTTTGCCTTGGTGGTAATAGATGAAGCCTTTATGGACTTTTTGCCCCCAGAAGAGCAAGAAAGTCTAATCAGAGAGGTAGAAAATTATCCGAATTTAGTGGTGCTGCGATCGCTGACCAAATTTTACTCCTTACCAGGGCTAAGAATCGGCTATGCCGTTGCTCATCCTGATCGCCTTAAACAATGGCAAAAATGGCGTGATCCGTGGGCTGTGAATAGTTTAGCTAGTGAGGCAGCAATGGCAGTATTAGAAGACACTACCTTTCAAAAGCAAACTTGGGGCTGGTTAAAAAGAGCGCGATCGCGCTTCTATCATGATTTAGCAAGTATTTCTGGTTTATCCCCCCTTCCTGGGGCTGCTAACTTTTTCCTCATTGCAACCGATTTTTCTGCTACCGAGTTACAAGCCCAACTTCTCCAAGAATTTCAAATTTTAATTCGCGACTGTCTTAGTTTTCCTGAACTTGGCGACCATTATTTTCGAGTTGCCATCCGTCAACAAGAAGATAACCAAAAACTAACTCAAGCCATAAAAAATACGCCAATTCTCAAGGAAAAGAACTCAAATTAG